Proteins from a genomic interval of Cupriavidus sp. WKF15:
- a CDS encoding flagellin, with translation MLETSASFPGPAASRCGTAGQATVVLLLGAGMAYAGTVHAAEPSVPDPLDAGAVPAQAALARGDDAQPDNPVAAARGSMAGWKPVAREQLEEMRGGFDAGGLQVSFGIERAVYINGALVVATSLNIPDVGRITTDQAARLASTLGPSIVSAVQGATNSSVAAAAGAGASADGSAGSAGATATASAAGASSSSAGSPGASSLATGAAGASGSPVTTIATSTGQVITNGAMTIIQNGPGNTANVGALAGSAGTVIQNSLNNQSIRSVMTIDAGVNTLQAFRSQLANTALNSALLRAASMR, from the coding sequence ATGCTCGAGACATCCGCCTCATTCCCCGGCCCGGCCGCAAGCCGATGCGGCACGGCGGGGCAGGCCACCGTAGTGTTGCTGCTCGGCGCTGGCATGGCCTATGCCGGTACCGTGCATGCTGCCGAACCATCCGTGCCGGACCCGCTCGATGCGGGCGCAGTCCCGGCGCAGGCAGCGCTCGCCCGCGGCGACGACGCACAGCCGGACAACCCTGTTGCAGCCGCGCGCGGCAGCATGGCGGGCTGGAAGCCCGTCGCCCGGGAACAGCTCGAAGAAATGCGGGGCGGGTTTGACGCTGGCGGGCTGCAGGTTTCGTTCGGCATCGAACGCGCGGTTTATATCAACGGTGCCCTGGTGGTGGCGACCAGCCTTAATATTCCGGATGTGGGCAGGATCACGACGGACCAGGCCGCCCGCCTGGCCTCGACCCTTGGGCCATCGATCGTCAGCGCGGTTCAGGGCGCGACCAATAGTTCGGTGGCCGCGGCGGCCGGCGCGGGCGCCAGTGCAGACGGAAGTGCCGGCAGCGCCGGCGCCACGGCCACTGCCAGTGCGGCCGGTGCCAGCAGTAGCTCGGCCGGAAGCCCGGGGGCGAGTTCTTTGGCGACCGGCGCGGCCGGTGCATCGGGCTCGCCTGTGACGACGATCGCCACCAGTACAGGCCAGGTCATCACCAATGGGGCGATGACCATTATCCAGAACGGTCCGGGCAATACTGCGAACGTGGGAGCGCTGGCGGGATCAGCGGGCACCGTCATCCAGAACTCGTTGAACAACCAGAGCATCCGGAGCGTGATGACAATCGACGCAGGCGTAAATACACTGCAGGCGTTCCGGTCACAGCTGGCCAATACAGCGCTGAACAGCGCGTTGCTGCGGGCAGCCAGCATGAGGTAG